In Deinococcus puniceus, one genomic interval encodes:
- a CDS encoding Gfo/Idh/MocA family protein produces the protein MTSTGAGLRWGILGAARIGRALIPAIRAAGGEVTFLGVREPNSERARAYADEWNIPAVGSYADALASDVDAIYNPLPNDLHLPMTRDTLGAGKHALTEKPFTLNADEAAELEREAGAAGRVLLEAFAYRFQPHVGRIMELVRGGELGEIRAFRGAFGFPLTNPDDFRWDASKGGGALFDVGTYPVNLMRLLLGEPQSVTARARWTDGGAASGVDMGLSAVLDYPQASASIDCAFDWGDTATQRLTVIGSKGTLDMSGVFHSNTDKPSTFTITNAAGSREETFGPFNAYAGMVAHFQRVALGQEAALYPPSDAVAHARVLDALYASARTGERVEIHGS, from the coding sequence ATGACATCCACAGGAGCAGGCTTACGCTGGGGCATCTTGGGCGCGGCGCGGATTGGGCGGGCACTCATTCCGGCTATTCGGGCGGCGGGCGGAGAAGTGACGTTTTTGGGCGTGCGCGAGCCGAATTCCGAGCGGGCGCGGGCCTACGCCGACGAGTGGAACATTCCGGCGGTGGGCAGCTACGCCGACGCATTGGCCTCTGATGTAGACGCCATTTACAACCCCCTGCCCAACGATCTGCACCTGCCCATGACCCGCGACACCTTGGGGGCCGGAAAACACGCCCTGACCGAAAAGCCGTTTACGCTGAACGCAGACGAGGCCGCCGAACTGGAACGCGAAGCGGGGGCGGCAGGCCGGGTGCTGCTGGAAGCCTTCGCCTACCGCTTTCAGCCGCATGTGGGGCGCATCATGGAACTGGTACGGGGCGGCGAACTGGGCGAGATTCGGGCCTTCCGGGGTGCGTTCGGCTTCCCGCTCACCAACCCCGACGACTTCCGCTGGGACGCCAGCAAGGGCGGCGGGGCGCTGTTCGATGTGGGCACCTACCCAGTGAATCTGATGCGCCTGCTGCTGGGCGAACCGCAAAGCGTCACTGCCCGCGCCCGCTGGACAGACGGTGGGGCCGCATCCGGTGTGGATATGGGCCTGAGCGCCGTGCTGGATTACCCGCAGGCTTCGGCCAGCATCGACTGCGCCTTCGACTGGGGAGATACGGCCACGCAGCGCCTCACTGTCATTGGCAGCAAAGGCACGCTGGACATGTCGGGCGTGTTCCACAGCAACACCGACAAGCCCAGTACGTTTACCATCACCAACGCCGCTGGCTCGCGGGAGGAAACATTCGGGCCATTCAACGCCTATGCGGGCATGGTGGCCCATTTTCAGCGGGTGGCGCTGGGGCAAGAAGCCGCCCTCTATCCGCCCAGCGACGCGGTGGCCCATGCCCGCGTGCTGGACGCCCTGTATGCCTCGGCCCGCACGGGGGAAAGGGTGGAGATTCACGGGTCTTGA
- a CDS encoding enoyl-CoA hydratase/isomerase family protein yields MTPHFFGQTPSVAQLTAPGAYPGLRLQMHDGGILEVVLQNDRTLNSVNAAAHRALTVVWRDIDAAEGVRCVLIRGEGRGFSSGGDFELIEEMASDFTALARVWREARDLVYNVINCGKPVVSAIHGPCVGAGLAVALLADVSVAAKTARLLDGHVRLGVAAGDHAAIIWPLLCGLNKAKYHLMTGEPVSGEEAERIGLVSLCVPDEELLDRAWKVARQLAAGSPTAVRWTKYALNNWLRAAGPTFDASLALEFLGFTGPDVREGLASLREKREPNFAEDAPI; encoded by the coding sequence ATGACTCCCCATTTTTTCGGTCAGACTCCCAGCGTGGCCCAACTCACCGCACCCGGCGCTTATCCCGGCCTGCGCCTCCAGATGCACGACGGCGGGATTCTGGAAGTGGTGCTGCAAAATGACCGCACCCTAAACAGCGTGAACGCCGCCGCCCACCGCGCCCTGACCGTCGTATGGCGCGATATAGACGCCGCAGAAGGCGTGCGCTGCGTGCTGATTCGGGGTGAAGGCCGAGGCTTTTCGTCGGGCGGAGACTTTGAACTGATCGAAGAAATGGCGTCGGACTTTACAGCGCTGGCCCGCGTGTGGCGCGAAGCCCGTGACCTCGTGTACAACGTGATCAATTGCGGCAAACCTGTGGTCAGCGCGATTCACGGCCCCTGCGTGGGTGCGGGACTGGCGGTGGCCCTGCTGGCCGATGTGAGTGTGGCGGCCAAAACAGCGCGGTTGCTGGACGGCCATGTGCGGCTGGGCGTAGCGGCAGGCGACCACGCGGCAATCATTTGGCCCTTGCTGTGCGGCCTGAACAAAGCCAAATACCACCTGATGACCGGAGAACCCGTGTCGGGCGAGGAAGCCGAGCGGATTGGGCTGGTCAGTTTGTGCGTGCCAGACGAGGAACTGCTTGACCGCGCTTGGAAGGTGGCCCGTCAACTGGCCGCCGGAAGCCCCACCGCTGTGCGCTGGACAAAATACGCCCTGAACAATTGGCTCCGTGCGGCAGGCCCGACGTTTGACGCCAGCCTCGCCCTAGAATTCTTGGGCTTCACTGGCCCCGATGTGCGCGAAGGCTTAGCCAGCCTCCGCGAAAAGCGCGAGCCGAACTTTGCGGAGGATGCACCGATTTAG
- a CDS encoding CAP domain-containing protein, translating into MSAFLRLPAALLALCAVLTACPGSTPPPSGVRVDVTDFDTKQDFTYVSNNFQAARAPLSVAPRSTAEAKMLEAVNTERARGGVCPTSGGGTVAFPVRAPLIFEGHLHAAATGHAAHIVTSQTSTTLSHIGENGSTPARRMVEAGYTPLPTSGTKAVFLESIALGIDDPTEVIAAWKTSVRHCAALFDGATDGSAARGQRGQTVAWVLDVGGVVVK; encoded by the coding sequence ATGAGTGCATTCCTTCGCCTGCCTGCTGCCCTGCTTGCCCTCTGCGCCGTGCTGACCGCCTGCCCCGGCTCTACGCCGCCACCCTCTGGAGTGCGGGTTGATGTGACCGATTTTGATACCAAGCAGGACTTTACCTATGTCTCCAACAATTTTCAGGCGGCCCGCGCTCCGTTGTCGGTGGCCCCGCGATCTACCGCCGAAGCCAAGATGCTAGAGGCTGTGAATACCGAACGCGCACGCGGCGGTGTTTGCCCGACCAGTGGAGGCGGCACGGTGGCTTTTCCTGTCCGCGCTCCCCTGATCTTCGAAGGCCACTTGCACGCTGCGGCCACCGGACATGCCGCCCACATTGTCACCAGCCAAACCAGCACCACCCTCAGCCATATCGGTGAAAATGGGAGTACCCCGGCCCGCCGCATGGTCGAGGCTGGCTACACGCCGCTCCCGACTTCGGGCACAAAAGCCGTTTTTCTGGAATCCATCGCGTTGGGCATAGACGACCCTACCGAAGTGATTGCCGCATGGAAAACCAGCGTGCGCCACTGCGCCGCCCTATTTGACGGGGCAACCGATGGAAGTGCGGCGCGGGGCCAGCGCGGGCAGACGGTGGCGTGGGTGCTGGACGTGGGCGGCGTTGTTGTTAAGTAG
- a CDS encoding thymidine phosphorylase yields the protein MTATTKLHIPDLIQKKRDGHEHSRAELEALVLGYTRNEVPDYQVAAWLMAVYLKGMTPPETAALTLVMAASGDQMNLGDLPRTVDKHSTGGVGDKTSLILTPMLAALGLTVAKMSGRGLAHTGGTIDKLESIPGWTSELDEAHFLEQARTIGLALVGQSKDLAPADGKLYALRDVTATVDCLPLIASSIMSKKLASGAHTVVLDVKVGAGAFMKTLEDGRGLARAMVDIGKHSGRQVRAVLTDMDAPLGFMAGNSLEVLEALDTLRGHGPHDLTELCVSLAVEALAAQGEDEQQAEARARATLSDGSALAKFRAFIEGQGGDPTYVDDPSLFDVAPGREEILATSSGFVGKIDALSVGRAVLVLGGGRERKGEAIDHGVGVELLRKPGDAVQTGDPVLRLYHRDGRGLDVARGLLTAGLTLQATQPAQEALILDRVN from the coding sequence ATGACTGCAACCACGAAACTTCACATTCCTGACCTGATTCAGAAAAAACGCGACGGACACGAGCATTCCCGCGCAGAACTGGAAGCGTTGGTGCTGGGCTATACGCGGAATGAGGTGCCCGATTATCAGGTGGCGGCGTGGCTGATGGCGGTGTACCTGAAGGGCATGACGCCCCCCGAAACCGCCGCCCTGACGCTGGTGATGGCGGCCAGCGGCGATCAGATGAACCTTGGCGACTTGCCGCGCACCGTAGACAAGCACTCTACAGGCGGCGTGGGCGACAAAACCAGCCTGATTCTGACGCCGATGCTGGCCGCGCTGGGCCTGACGGTAGCCAAAATGAGCGGGCGCGGGTTGGCCCACACGGGCGGCACCATCGACAAACTGGAAAGCATTCCGGGCTGGACAAGCGAGCTAGATGAAGCCCACTTTCTGGAACAGGCCCGCACGATTGGGCTGGCGTTGGTAGGCCAAAGCAAAGACCTCGCGCCCGCCGACGGCAAGTTGTACGCCCTGCGCGACGTAACGGCCACCGTGGATTGCCTGCCGCTGATCGCCAGTTCCATCATGAGCAAGAAGCTGGCATCGGGGGCGCATACGGTGGTGCTGGACGTGAAAGTCGGCGCGGGCGCGTTCATGAAGACGCTGGAAGACGGACGCGGGCTGGCGCGGGCGATGGTAGACATCGGCAAGCATTCGGGGCGGCAGGTGCGGGCCGTGCTGACCGACATGGACGCGCCGCTGGGCTTTATGGCGGGCAACAGTCTGGAGGTGCTGGAGGCGCTGGATACCCTGCGCGGTCACGGCCCCCACGACCTGACCGAACTGTGCGTGTCTTTGGCCGTAGAGGCGTTGGCCGCACAGGGCGAAGATGAGCAGCAAGCCGAAGCCCGCGCCCGAGCCACGCTCAGCGACGGCTCGGCCCTCGCCAAATTCCGGGCCTTTATCGAGGGGCAGGGCGGCGACCCGACCTACGTAGACGACCCCAGCCTGTTTGACGTGGCCCCCGGACGCGAGGAGATTCTGGCGACCAGCAGCGGCTTCGTGGGCAAGATAGACGCCCTGAGCGTGGGCCGCGCCGTACTGGTGCTGGGCGGTGGGCGCGAGCGCAAAGGCGAAGCGATTGATCACGGTGTAGGCGTGGAACTCCTGAGAAAACCCGGCGACGCGGTACAGACCGGAGACCCCGTGCTACGGCTGTATCACCGGGATGGGCGGGGGTTGGATGTGGCCCGCGGCCTGCTGACGGCGGGCTTGACCCTGCAAGCCACCCAACCCGCGCAGGAAGCCTTGATCCTTGACCGCGTGAACTGA
- a CDS encoding bacteriorhodopsin has product MTDLFTLTPTQYSLVLNVLNLSIGAFGAFTLLFILLRRNVARNYSIAISLMAAVTTMAAYHYFRLYGSWLDAYALQGGQHIPTGAAFNYVLRYADWLGTVPLLLSAIMLVLDLGRQQSASLVTRMATSAVLMIGLGYIGEVQGDNLGGRAVWGLLACIPFLYILYVLWGEMSRVLSFESVRVRQLFSRLRWVLLASWIFYPVIYALPILGISGPNVLTLVQVCNSAADLLAKVGVGLLILGIAREKTEEDLAAASRTEKAQTAGMPVPVAAD; this is encoded by the coding sequence ATGACCGATCTGTTTACCCTCACGCCGACCCAATACAGCCTTGTGCTGAATGTCCTGAACCTGTCCATCGGCGCGTTCGGAGCGTTTACCCTGCTGTTTATCCTGCTGCGGCGCAATGTGGCCCGCAACTACAGCATCGCCATTTCTCTGATGGCCGCCGTGACCACGATGGCCGCCTACCATTACTTCCGGCTGTACGGCAGTTGGCTGGATGCTTACGCCCTGCAAGGCGGCCAGCACATTCCCACCGGAGCAGCGTTCAATTACGTGCTGCGCTACGCCGACTGGCTGGGCACCGTGCCGCTGCTGCTGTCGGCCATTATGCTGGTGCTGGATTTGGGCCGCCAACAAAGCGCCAGTCTGGTCACGCGCATGGCGACCTCTGCCGTACTGATGATCGGGCTGGGCTATATAGGCGAAGTGCAGGGCGACAATTTGGGCGGGCGTGCGGTGTGGGGCCTGCTGGCCTGCATTCCGTTCCTGTACATCCTGTATGTGCTGTGGGGCGAAATGAGCCGGGTGCTGTCGTTCGAATCGGTGCGGGTGCGCCAACTGTTTTCGCGCCTGCGCTGGGTGCTGCTGGCCTCGTGGATCTTTTATCCGGTCATCTACGCGCTGCCGATTCTGGGCATTTCTGGCCCCAACGTGCTGACCTTGGTGCAGGTGTGCAACAGCGCCGCCGACTTGCTCGCCAAAGTGGGCGTGGGCCTCCTGATTCTGGGCATCGCACGGGAAAAGACCGAAGAGGACTTGGCCGCCGCCAGCCGCACCGAAAAAGCTCAGACGGCGGGAATGCCTGTACCTGTAGCCGCCGATTAA
- a CDS encoding (4Fe-4S)-binding protein: MTQPQSATTSGKAYTAPGITVYYDAVRCRHVAACVRGLPNVFDPQARPWIQPANAEAGAVAAVVRTCPTGALHYVLEGGPAETPDPATTIAPLPNGPLIVRGDLTLMTAGGPVREVRAALCRCGASTHKPYCDGTHDKIGWRSEPEAEGTTTTSAG, from the coding sequence ATGACCCAGCCCCAGAGCGCCACCACCAGCGGCAAGGCTTACACCGCCCCCGGCATCACCGTGTATTACGACGCCGTGCGCTGCCGTCATGTGGCGGCCTGTGTGCGCGGGCTGCCGAATGTGTTTGACCCGCAGGCCCGCCCGTGGATTCAGCCCGCCAACGCGGAGGCGGGGGCGGTGGCCGCTGTGGTACGAACCTGCCCCACCGGGGCGCTGCATTACGTGCTGGAGGGTGGCCCCGCCGAAACACCCGACCCAGCCACCACCATCGCCCCGCTGCCCAACGGCCCCCTGATCGTGCGAGGCGACCTGACCCTGATGACTGCGGGCGGCCCCGTGCGGGAAGTCCGCGCCGCCCTGTGCCGCTGCGGAGCCAGCACACACAAGCCGTATTGCGACGGCACACACGACAAAATCGGCTGGCGCAGCGAACCGGAAGCCGAGGGCACAACAACCACATCAGCAGGCTGA
- a CDS encoding NAD-dependent epimerase/dehydratase family protein, with product MRVLVTGATGFLGGVVARQLAASGHEVWGVGRDAVRGQALERDGVRFVPLELRGGTGLAQLIAEADAVVHSAARSTLWGRWADFYADNVEVSAAVARACAGAGVRLVHISTPSVYNATGHTRNIPESLSVGPRFDSLYARSKYLAELEVQAIYPEATLLRPRGIYGSGDTSILPRLARALRAGRLPRLDDPELHGGGEVHTELTHVRNVSHAIALALTRPAPGLYNITDGVTIPIWATLDRLADALDVPRPTRQANPRTLEAVARVLEAVYALHPRRPEPPLTASGVRLLTRGMTLDLTRARERLGYVPVVHPDQGLEEAIGAVAHA from the coding sequence ATGCGGGTACTGGTCACGGGGGCAACGGGCTTTTTGGGGGGCGTGGTGGCCCGCCAACTGGCGGCGTCCGGCCACGAGGTCTGGGGCGTGGGCCGCGACGCCGTGCGGGGGCAGGCGCTAGAAAGAGACGGCGTGCGCTTCGTGCCGCTGGAGTTGCGAGGGGGCACAGGACTAGCACAGCTGATAGCTGAAGCCGATGCGGTGGTACATTCGGCGGCGCGGTCTACCTTGTGGGGCCGCTGGGCCGACTTTTACGCCGACAATGTCGAGGTGAGCGCGGCAGTAGCGCGGGCCTGTGCCGGGGCGGGCGTGCGCCTCGTTCACATCAGCACACCCAGCGTGTACAACGCCACCGGGCACACCCGGAATATCCCAGAAAGTCTTTCTGTCGGCCCGCGCTTCGACTCTCTCTACGCCCGCAGCAAATACTTGGCCGAACTGGAAGTGCAGGCTATTTACCCAGAAGCGACTTTGTTACGGCCACGCGGCATTTACGGCTCCGGCGATACCAGTATTTTGCCCCGGCTGGCGCGGGCGTTGCGGGCTGGACGGTTGCCGCGCTTAGACGACCCTGAATTACATGGTGGGGGCGAGGTTCACACCGAACTGACGCACGTGCGGAACGTGTCGCACGCTATCGCTCTGGCGCTCACGCGGCCCGCCCCTGGCCTCTACAACATCACCGACGGCGTCACCATTCCCATTTGGGCCACCCTAGACCGCTTGGCCGATGCGCTAGATGTGCCTCGCCCCACCCGGCAGGCCAACCCCCGCACGCTGGAAGCGGTGGCCCGCGTGCTGGAAGCTGTGTATGCCCTGCATCCCCGCCGCCCCGAACCGCCCCTGACCGCCAGCGGCGTGAGATTGCTGACGCGGGGAATGACCCTAGACCTGACCCGCGCCCGTGAACGCTTGGGGTATGTGCCTGTGGTGCATCCCGATCAGGGGTTAGAGGAAGCGATAGGAGCGGTAGCCCATGCCTGA
- a CDS encoding MBL fold metallo-hydrolase, producing the protein MPEPVTVRVIPLAAGECLNLAALTQRGAAWRVQAYPAGFALLLHPSGPVLLDTGYGPQVPRLMRRWPGVLYGLITPVRLAAGGTAAAQLARLRLDIRSVKTVIVSHLHADHVGDLRAFPAARFLLDGAAYPPLRGLRGLRAVRRAFLPELLPPDFEARTDALPFAPAPAWLAPFAEAADVFEDGSVWAVRVPGHAPGMIALVVREAAAGEDGSEWTLLATDAAWSVRALREGGEVHPLAQNAFFDVQQERRSRQQLQAWLARHPRARVIVSHDIPEDRVPEARNLGA; encoded by the coding sequence ATGCCTGAGCCAGTCACTGTGCGTGTCATTCCCCTCGCGGCGGGCGAGTGCCTGAACTTGGCGGCGCTGACGCAGCGGGGCGCGGCGTGGCGGGTGCAGGCGTATCCGGCGGGGTTCGCGCTGCTGCTGCATCCGTCTGGCCCGGTGCTGCTGGACACGGGTTACGGCCCGCAGGTGCCCCGGCTGATGCGGCGCTGGCCCGGCGTCCTCTACGGCCTGATTACCCCCGTTCGCTTGGCGGCAGGCGGCACGGCGGCGGCGCAACTGGCCCGCTTGCGGCTGGATATTCGGAGCGTCAAAACAGTCATCGTGTCGCACCTGCACGCCGATCATGTGGGCGACTTGCGGGCGTTTCCAGCGGCGCGATTCCTGTTGGATGGCGCGGCCTATCCGCCCCTGCGCGGCCTGCGTGGACTCCGGGCGGTGCGGCGGGCCTTCCTCCCCGAACTGTTGCCGCCCGATTTCGAGGCCCGCACGGACGCCCTGCCTTTTGCCCCGGCCCCCGCGTGGCTGGCCCCCTTTGCCGAGGCCGCCGATGTGTTCGAAGACGGCAGCGTGTGGGCGGTGCGGGTGCCTGGTCACGCCCCCGGCATGATCGCCCTAGTGGTGCGCGAGGCGGCGGCAGGCGAGGACGGCTCGGAATGGACACTGCTCGCCACCGACGCGGCGTGGAGTGTGCGGGCCTTGCGGGAAGGTGGGGAGGTTCATCCACTGGCCCAGAACGCCTTTTTTGACGTGCAGCAGGAGCGCCGCAGCCGTCAGCAGTTGCAAGCTTGGCTGGCCCGCCATCCCCGCGCCCGCGTGATCGTCAGTCACGATATTCCAGAAGACCGTGTACCGGAAGCAAGGAATCTTGGGGCATGA
- a CDS encoding F390 synthetase-related protein: MNDALAAVWYALAEGRLQFRTRVALERHQERLARGHLRWVAAHSPAVAQRFLKAGLGLSQWRELPPTGKAEMMADFDRLNTAGLRLSDVLALARAAEDHRDFSGQLRGAAASAFAGQAVTVGLSSGTSGTQGAFLVGVQERQRWAGVMLRHLLPPPFSRSLLRSQRVAFLLRAEGALYRSVQSRRIRFTFLDLLRPVPDLAAALTAADPTLLVGPPSVLRALLEAGAQANPERVVCVAEVLEEADRAALEAGFGPVVGVYQATEGLLALPCRYGTLHLNEAHVHFDLEPLGDGRWRPIITDLRRRVQPMIRHRLDDILQLDDTPCACGSVARRLARIEGRQDDALVFADASGQPVTVWPDFLRAALNRVPGLREYRAEQSAPDTLWLLLDPDLPPIRTAAAAEVKAALARAGADAESVRLCFGPLLPAPPGTKRRRVLRRSVPVS, from the coding sequence ATGAACGACGCCCTCGCCGCCGTCTGGTACGCCCTCGCGGAAGGCCGTCTGCAGTTCCGTACCCGCGTTGCGTTGGAGCGACATCAGGAACGGCTGGCGCGGGGGCATCTGCGCTGGGTGGCCGCCCACAGCCCCGCCGTCGCTCAGAGGTTTTTGAAGGCAGGCCTCGGCCTCAGCCAGTGGCGCGAGTTGCCGCCCACCGGAAAGGCCGAGATGATGGCCGACTTTGACCGCCTGAACACCGCCGGATTGCGCCTGTCGGATGTGTTGGCACTGGCTCGCGCTGCGGAAGATCACCGCGATTTTTCCGGCCAGTTGCGTGGGGCGGCAGCGTCGGCTTTCGCGGGGCAGGCCGTGACGGTGGGACTGTCCAGCGGCACCAGCGGCACACAGGGCGCGTTTTTGGTAGGTGTGCAGGAGCGGCAACGTTGGGCGGGCGTGATGCTGCGGCATCTGCTTCCGCCGCCTTTTTCCCGCAGTCTGCTGCGCTCTCAACGGGTGGCCTTCCTGCTGCGGGCCGAGGGTGCGCTTTACCGCAGTGTGCAGAGCCGCCGCATCCGCTTCACGTTTCTGGATTTGCTGCGCCCCGTGCCCGACTTGGCTGCCGCCCTCACCGCTGCCGATCCAACCCTATTGGTGGGGCCGCCCAGTGTGCTACGTGCCCTGCTGGAGGCCGGGGCACAGGCCAATCCAGAGCGCGTGGTCTGTGTGGCCGAGGTGCTGGAAGAGGCAGACCGCGCCGCCTTAGAAGCCGGATTTGGCCCGGTGGTGGGGGTGTATCAGGCCACCGAGGGGCTGCTGGCCCTGCCCTGCCGATACGGAACGTTGCACCTGAACGAAGCCCACGTCCACTTTGACCTTGAACCGCTAGGCGACGGGCGTTGGCGGCCCATTATCACCGATTTACGCCGCCGCGTGCAGCCTATGATCCGGCACCGCCTAGACGACATTTTGCAGCTTGACGATACCCCCTGCGCCTGTGGCAGCGTGGCGCGGCGGTTGGCGCGGATCGAGGGGCGGCAAGACGACGCGCTGGTGTTTGCCGATGCTTCGGGGCAGCCCGTGACCGTGTGGCCCGACTTTCTCCGGGCGGCCCTGAACCGCGTGCCGGGGCTGAGGGAGTACCGCGCCGAACAGAGCGCCCCGGATACGCTCTGGCTGCTGCTCGATCCAGACTTGCCCCCCATTCGTACTGCTGCCGCTGCCGAAGTGAAGGCGGCGTTGGCCCGCGCCGGAGCTGATGCTGAGAGCGTTCGCCTGTGCTTCGGCCCGCTGCTGCCCGCGCCACCGGGAACCAAACGCCGCCGGGTGCTGCGCCGCAGTGTTCCTGTTTCGTAA
- a CDS encoding 3-oxoacyl-ACP synthase III family protein, with protein MMSSPPAALPVRILGTGQALPTRVVSTAEVAALCDPSGGLTAEAAEARTGVRERRWLSGAETALTLGAEAARNALAAANLDLEDIDVLLNASGSQAQPIPDGGALLARELGLSGRAAYSLHGTCLSFLLAMQHASLLIASGQARHVLIVSTEGGSVGLNMNQPESALLIGDGAAAVVLGQAVRPGQGLHAARIETYPEGADHTRIVGGGTLRHPRDPAVQPAEYLFDMQGLGVLKLASRVVPAFLERLRPGLSSGLVGISRVIPHQASKVGLDLLRRYGWPADRVEVTLPTLGNVIAASLPLTLHGALSSGRAGEGDTLLLVGTGAGLTAGGIIFEV; from the coding sequence ATGATGAGTTCCCCGCCCGCCGCTCTCCCCGTCCGCATTTTGGGCACCGGCCAAGCCTTGCCCACCCGCGTCGTCTCCACCGCCGAGGTGGCCGCCCTGTGTGACCCATCGGGCGGCCTGACTGCCGAGGCCGCCGAAGCCCGAACCGGGGTGCGCGAACGCCGCTGGTTGTCGGGGGCAGAGACGGCGCTGACGCTGGGAGCCGAGGCCGCCCGGAACGCGCTGGCAGCGGCGAATCTGGATTTGGAAGACATAGACGTGCTGCTGAATGCCAGCGGGTCTCAGGCCCAGCCGATTCCCGACGGTGGAGCGCTGTTGGCCCGCGAGTTGGGGCTGAGCGGGCGGGCGGCCTACAGCTTGCACGGCACTTGCCTCAGCTTTCTGTTGGCCATGCAACACGCTTCACTGCTCATCGCATCCGGCCAAGCGCGGCATGTCCTGATCGTCAGCACAGAGGGCGGCAGCGTGGGCCTGAACATGAATCAACCCGAAAGCGCCCTGCTGATCGGAGACGGCGCGGCGGCGGTGGTGCTGGGGCAGGCGGTGCGCCCCGGCCAGGGCCTGCACGCGGCCCGTATAGAGACCTACCCGGAAGGCGCAGACCACACCCGCATCGTGGGCGGCGGCACCCTGCGCCATCCCCGCGATCCCGCCGTGCAGCCCGCAGAATACCTGTTCGATATGCAGGGGTTGGGCGTGTTGAAACTCGCCAGCCGCGTCGTCCCCGCCTTTCTGGAACGCCTGCGCCCCGGCCTCAGCAGCGGGTTGGTGGGCATTTCGCGCGTCATTCCGCATCAGGCCAGCAAAGTGGGGCTGGACTTGCTGCGCCGCTACGGCTGGCCCGCAGACCGGGTAGAAGTGACCCTGCCCACGCTCGGCAACGTCATCGCCGCGAGTTTGCCCCTCACGCTGCATGGGGCGCTCAGCAGCGGGAGGGCGGGGGAGGGCGACACGCTGCTACTGGTGGGCACAGGCGCGGGCCTCACGGCGGGCGGGATTATTTTTGAGGTGTAA
- a CDS encoding SDR family oxidoreductase, protein MPTPPVPLTGKVALVAGATRGAGRGIATELGALGATVICTGRSTRASSSDLCRPETIEDTADLVTAAGGVGVAWRCDHSDAAQVAALMAHLQTKYGGLDILINDIWGGESLMEWGKKVWELDLNRGRMMLERAIWTHVITGHAGLPLMRAGGLIAEITDGDGWYYRGSFFYDLAKTGVMRLAQNWASELKDDPRAITSVSVTPGFLRSEEMLAHFGVTAETWRDAVKQEPDFAESETPHLVGRGIAALAADPQKHRFNAGALASWTLMDEYGFSDLDGSKPHWGNWYREKVKPRL, encoded by the coding sequence ATGCCCACCCCACCCGTGCCGCTGACCGGAAAAGTTGCCCTCGTTGCCGGAGCCACACGCGGCGCGGGGCGCGGGATTGCCACCGAACTGGGCGCACTGGGGGCCACCGTGATCTGCACGGGCCGCAGCACCCGCGCCAGCTCCAGCGATCTGTGCCGCCCCGAAACCATCGAAGACACCGCCGACTTGGTCACGGCAGCGGGCGGCGTGGGCGTCGCGTGGCGCTGCGATCACAGCGACGCGGCGCAGGTGGCAGCACTCATGGCCCATCTTCAAACCAAATACGGGGGCCTCGACATCCTGATCAACGATATTTGGGGCGGCGAATCGCTGATGGAATGGGGCAAAAAGGTCTGGGAACTCGACCTGAACAGGGGCCGAATGATGCTGGAGCGGGCCATCTGGACGCACGTTATTACGGGCCATGCGGGATTGCCACTGATGCGGGCGGGTGGCCTGATTGCCGAAATCACCGATGGCGACGGCTGGTATTACCGGGGCAGTTTCTTCTACGATCTCGCCAAAACGGGCGTGATGCGCCTTGCTCAGAACTGGGCCAGCGAACTGAAAGACGATCCCCGCGCCATCACCAGCGTTTCCGTCACGCCCGGATTCCTGCGCAGTGAGGAAATGCTGGCCCATTTCGGCGTCACCGCAGAGACTTGGCGGGACGCCGTGAAGCAGGAACCTGACTTTGCCGAGTCCGAAACGCCGCATCTGGTGGGCCGGGGAATAGCAGCATTGGCGGCTGACCCCCAAAAGCACCGCTTCAATGCTGGGGCTTTGGCCTCGTGGACACTGATGGATGAATATGGTTTCAGCGATCTGGACGGCAGCAAACCGCACTGGGGCAACTGGTACCGGGAGAAGGTGAAGCCGAGGCTCTGA